A single Phytohabitans houttuyneae DNA region contains:
- a CDS encoding alpha-ketoacid dehydrogenase subunit beta — MPKLHYLKAMNLALRDEMTRDPAVFLMGEDINLALTNVATGLLHKFGPNRVLETPLSEQGFTNFATGAALTGRRPVVEYQIPFLLMLVLEQIVNQASRFSLMSGGQFRVPVTYLLPASGWKPGWGAQHSDQPYPLFVHMGVKVVLPATPRDAYGLLTSAIRDDDPVVVFAPAAAHGVQETVAFADLVPIPLGVGRVHRAGDDVTVVAMGHLVHDALAVAEDLADEVSVEVFDPRTLHPFDWAGLAASVERTGRLVVLDDANRACGMAGEIIATASEEMRLVAPPRRITRPDGAVLGSVPALDLAMQPNREQLAAAIRRVMKGV, encoded by the coding sequence ATGCCTAAGCTTCACTACCTCAAGGCAATGAACCTCGCGCTCCGCGATGAGATGACCCGCGACCCGGCGGTCTTCCTGATGGGCGAGGACATCAACCTCGCACTGACCAATGTGGCCACCGGCCTGCTGCACAAGTTCGGGCCGAACCGCGTGCTCGAGACGCCCCTGTCCGAGCAGGGCTTCACCAACTTCGCCACCGGCGCGGCCCTGACCGGGCGCCGGCCGGTGGTGGAGTACCAGATCCCCTTCCTGCTGATGCTCGTGCTCGAACAGATCGTCAACCAGGCCAGCAGGTTCTCACTCATGAGCGGCGGCCAGTTCCGGGTACCGGTGACCTACCTGCTGCCGGCTTCGGGCTGGAAGCCGGGCTGGGGTGCCCAGCACTCCGACCAGCCGTACCCACTGTTTGTCCACATGGGAGTGAAGGTCGTCCTGCCGGCCACGCCGAGGGACGCGTACGGGCTGCTCACCAGCGCCATCAGGGACGACGATCCGGTGGTGGTGTTCGCACCGGCCGCGGCGCACGGCGTACAGGAGACCGTCGCGTTCGCGGACCTGGTGCCGATACCGCTCGGCGTGGGCCGGGTGCACCGCGCGGGCGACGACGTGACAGTGGTCGCGATGGGCCACCTCGTCCATGACGCGCTGGCGGTGGCCGAAGACCTGGCCGACGAGGTGTCCGTGGAGGTGTTCGACCCCCGCACGCTGCATCCGTTCGACTGGGCGGGCCTGGCCGCCTCGGTGGAGCGCACCGGGCGGCTTGTGGTGCTGGACGACGCCAACCGGGCCTGCGGGATGGCGGGCGAGATCATCGCCACCGCGTCCGAGGAGATGCGGCTTGTCGCACCGCCGAGGCGGATCACCCGCCCGGACGGAGCGGTGCTCGGCAGCGTGCCCGCGCTGGACCTGGCCATGCAGCCCAACCGTGAGCAGCTGGCCGCCGCGATCAGGCGCGTCATGAAGGGCGTGTGA
- a CDS encoding thiamine pyrophosphate-dependent dehydrogenase E1 component subunit alpha, whose protein sequence is MTTGEAPGPPTGDGHAQLYRTIRLIRRFEERAIELVQSGDIPGIHPCIGQEAAAAGVCAALRPDDVVLSNHRGHGHLLAKGCDPGRLMAEILGRVTGVGRGGGGSLHPADLDSGVYGATATVGHGAAIATGVGWALAQEGGDRVAVAFFGDGAVNQGALLESFNLAALWRVPVLLVCENNLYATTLAAHVGNAGSVVGRAEAFGIPASTVDGQDPVVVRDAARQAVDRARAGGGPSVLELLTYRYQGHHTFELKTHLLYRDKAEVARWQERDPLRIQAERLGAQERELIDAEIEATLEEAVRSALESPEPDPADPLRYLYADGLRTRGGVSYA, encoded by the coding sequence CCGGCTGATCCGCCGCTTCGAGGAGCGCGCGATCGAGCTCGTGCAGTCCGGCGACATCCCCGGCATCCATCCGTGCATCGGCCAGGAGGCGGCCGCCGCCGGCGTGTGCGCGGCCCTGCGGCCGGACGACGTCGTGCTGTCCAACCACCGCGGGCACGGGCACCTGCTGGCCAAGGGTTGCGACCCGGGCCGGCTGATGGCCGAGATCCTCGGGCGGGTCACCGGCGTCGGGCGCGGAGGCGGGGGCTCGCTGCACCCGGCCGACCTCGACAGCGGCGTGTACGGCGCCACCGCCACCGTCGGCCACGGTGCCGCCATCGCCACCGGGGTCGGCTGGGCGCTGGCGCAGGAGGGCGGCGACAGGGTGGCCGTCGCCTTTTTCGGTGACGGCGCGGTCAACCAGGGCGCGCTGCTCGAGTCGTTCAACCTCGCGGCGCTGTGGCGGGTGCCGGTGTTGTTGGTGTGTGAAAACAACCTGTACGCGACCACGCTCGCCGCGCACGTCGGCAACGCCGGCTCTGTCGTCGGAAGGGCGGAGGCCTTCGGCATCCCGGCGTCCACTGTAGACGGGCAGGACCCGGTCGTGGTCCGGGACGCGGCACGGCAGGCAGTAGACAGGGCGCGGGCCGGCGGCGGACCGAGCGTGCTGGAGCTGCTGACGTACCGGTACCAGGGCCACCACACCTTCGAGCTGAAGACCCACCTGCTCTACCGGGACAAGGCGGAAGTGGCGCGTTGGCAGGAGCGCGACCCGCTGCGCATCCAGGCAGAGCGGCTGGGTGCGCAGGAGCGGGAGCTGATCGACGCGGAGATCGAGGCGACGCTCGAGGAGGCGGTCCGGTCAGCGCTGGAAAGCCCGGAGCCAGATCCCGCCGACCCGCTGCGCTACCTGTACGCCGACGGACTGCGTACCCGTGGAGGAGTTTCCTATGCCTAA